The following proteins are co-located in the Microcystis wesenbergii NRERC-220 genome:
- a CDS encoding type II toxin-antitoxin system VapC family toxin produces the protein MSHRKAYIDSGVLITAFQGIQSASIKAYQILNDENREFASSRFVQLEVLPKATFNKQQEEIEFYETFFLAVNYWATDLEKIIQNAHEIAGTYGLAAMDALHVAAALQIQADELITTEKPTKPMHRVREIQIVSI, from the coding sequence GTGAGTCATAGGAAAGCCTACATAGACTCTGGCGTACTGATTACTGCTTTCCAAGGCATCCAATCAGCCAGTATCAAAGCCTATCAAATTCTCAACGATGAAAATCGGGAGTTTGCCTCCAGTCGATTTGTTCAGTTAGAAGTATTGCCTAAAGCAACTTTTAACAAGCAACAAGAAGAAATAGAATTTTACGAAACATTTTTTCTGGCTGTTAATTACTGGGCAACTGACTTAGAAAAAATTATACAGAATGCTCATGAAATTGCTGGCACTTACGGTTTAGCGGCGATGGATGCACTTCATGTTGCTGCTGCGCTGCAAATTCAAGCTGATGAACTAATCACCACCGAAAAGCCAACCAAACCAATGCACCGAGTCAGGGAAATTCAGATTGTTTCAATCTAA